In Episyrphus balteatus chromosome 4, idEpiBalt1.1, whole genome shotgun sequence, the sequence tgttcTTTCTTTATAAGCTCTCGATTAACAAATAAGtttgtaattaataaaatgtgaaaataaaaattataaatgtgttttttcttttaaataatccCTGAAGGATtctcttaaaaaataatatacatggATTAAACATTGAAGGAGTGAGTAGGTTCTACACGGTCTCAATTGATTATTCGGTTTGTCGAAGGCGGGCTAGACGCTGAGAAAGCTCATCTTGTTCCTGTGAGACTTGAGTAGATGCCCCAATTGTTGAACCTTGTGGACCACTTGGTAGTTCCATATTCAATTCCAAtctgaaagaaaaagaaagaatagTAAGTTCATCTTCTTGCAAAATATAAAACACATGCAAACTTGAACATTTACTTGatcataactaaaaaaaaatgttttttcagcaAATCAATTAGTATCGATCTATTGTTGTATGTAAAAAGTTagtttgtaaaacaaaactaGTGCTCCTTCTGGGTCAGTTTTTAAGTTAAGAAATGATTTTATGCAGATTTAAAGATTACTTTATTCCAACAACTTCtgcattaataactcaaaactcgtgatttttgagttatgacagtaTTCAAGTAGATGAGTGATATGagtaatcaaaatcgttactgTTTTCAGTATGGTTACTCCAGTCAAAGAAGATATCCAAAGGTGGATGATAATTACATATGTGTACCagtgtttttcaaactttttgagtTCACGATCCCCTTGagaggaaaaatattttggcgaCCCCCTCagactataattattatttgtcagtacatatttttaaatacgtaGCTGTATTCAATGTACCCCTTCAGAACTTGGTCTAGTaagattttacttatttttttccgTGTTGCTTgagataacaaaaaatatagagtGCCTTACAGTTATTTTCATAACTGGTGACAATAATTGTAATTGCAGTAGTCTTGCAGAAATTTTCCTTTTCGGAATTCTTCAATATAATCAATATAGCTATTGTGATTTATATTGAtattgaggaccattttttttttttcaaaactcggCGGATGCCTTAAGAATAAAAagtacttcttattcttagcAAATGCCAAAAtgctaaaatttaatattggaCAGATAAACTAAGAAGTATTCCACTTTCTGATAACACTATCGGCAAAAGAATAAGAAGTGACATTGCATGCAGGACATGTTTTTAGAAACCTTTCGCGACTTCGAATTGGATTGGACAAAATGTTTTGCTTGTTGTGGCGATGGTGCCAAAGCTTCTACCGACAacaaaagtggacttatcacaAAATTTTAAGTGAGTTTTTCCTCATAAGAGATTTGAAACATCTTGTATGCAGTTAATAAAAAACACTGTGTGATATTTTGTAAGACAATGTTtacttttgaacaaaaaatttattaattttgtatgctTTTTAACCGTAATTCATAAATGGCTAACTTTCAGTATCGTCagataaattagaaaaaatgtcTAGGCACATTTGACTTTTGGTCCAAAGTTACAAACATTGGGCTATCAGCagtcaaaaaatttgatttcttgGATAAAAGGAAAGTTAACAGAATGTCATTTGATGAAAAAGCTTATATTCGACACCCTAAGAGCATAGGAATGTAATCCAAGCACACTCTCCCCATTCCAGTTATAACGGGGAGAATATTACAAAGTTGCAAAGTTGGATAAACTGATGCgcaaatatgaaacaaaaaagtatcaagaattttaaaaaaagagttcaatcgtgcactttgtgataaaagcatgaaattaacatcgttggtagtactcaatttaagagttattttgagatattgggccaccttgtattccattcggaagggtagatacaacactttttctgtgttgcactcgatttgttgcatatcgtagtataggcaatgaaatattgtattaatatgatacatgatttcgaggtattttctaacgcccgatcgaataaaatcaataccaaaatgtctcgaccatcatgtaaaaagttattgcactttttataaattgtcttttactcaaacagcaagattcagaatattaccaagtactccttgaaaaaaagtggtaggttgataaaatttagtgtggacttttctaataccatagaaaaaaaataataaaatatgtccatcaaaaaatttcaggtcaaagggtgtttttttttagcgagaaagaacacttttgaaatggtaccattgcaacacatggaaaatttatgaatttttttgaaccgcatatatattttatacatcgtatgagaatcaaaaataatcaaaaaatgaattatatttaccatggaacattgaattttcatgcaaaacttaaattgcttgcttttattttttattgaattttcatacaaattaatgttttgaaggagtgaggtgcaaaagtaaaagtatgaaaaataattgtgcagtttgtgacaaagggatcaaattaataggattgttagtacaatatataaccctcatttaaagatattgggtcacttaatattttacctttaaagatgtttataacgatgcacagaaagcaatttaaatgaagttttctgaaatttgtgattattagatggctcatgtacatcctcataggtgaaatattaaaaggcccaatatcttaaaatgagggttacatattgtactaacaatcctattaatttgatccttttaacacaaactgcacaattatttttcatacttttacttttgcacctcactccttcaaaacattaatttgtatgaaaattcaataaaaaataaaagcaagcaatttaagttttgcatgaaaattcaatgttccatggtaaatataattcattttttgattatttttgattctcatacggtatataaaatatatatgcggttcaaaaaaattcataaattttccatgtgtttcaatggtaccatttcaaaagtgttctttctcgctaaaaaaaacaccctttgacctgaaattttttgatggacatattttattatttttttctatggtattagaaaagtccacactaaattttatcaacctaccactttttttcaaggagtacttggtaatattctgaatcttgctgtttgagtaaaatacaatttataaaaagtgcaataactttttacatgacggtccaggcatattgctattggttttattcgatcgggcgttaaaaattacctcgaaatcatgtattatattaataaaaaggtttcatcagctatactatgatatgcaacaatgcgggtgcaacacagaaaatctcttgtatctacgctcctggatggaatacaaagtggcccaatatctcaaaataactctaatattgagtaatacccatgatataaatttcatgcttttatcacaaagtgcacgatttagatgctaagccgcctcactatgaTGCCTAATCACTACcaaaaaatttgacgtttgtgaGTTTACCCTATTATTTTGATCATTTTCTGGTAAACATTAAATTTCTTTGGATAAAACGCGTTGAAAGACCCATATGCTAAGTAATAAAGGATACGTCCTTcaagtaaataaataatatatttttaacaaagaaaacaaaaactggcCGCTTTCTTATAGACTGGACCAAATTAACcgcctgaatacaatggtgtagctgtggctgtagcttgtagcgcaagttgaagaattttcaactttttgctcagctgccgccaaacttttgtagggtaaaattttgacagtagtacaagctacagccacagttACACTATTTTATTCAGCCAGTAAAGTAGGAAGCaccagccttaaaaaaaaaggtaaaatcaAAATCGGTTTACCAGTGGAAAGTTCCGAAGtacaaaagcttaaaaaaaaattaaaattaagtggaaTTGAAGATAAGTCTTTGGGAAGATTAAAACCGTTAGATAAAAGACGTACATCTTATGGTACTAGTTTAAAGATGCCCTATAGATTTTTTGTATACCATATTATAGATCAAGAATTACGTTACAAGCTTATTTTATGCTCTCTACTATCGTAATgtaaattttgatcaaaatctaaatcATTTTATATTGTGACTAAGAAAAGGGATGAACTTATGGTGTTttcgttttgtaaaaaaatcaatttattttttgatctaaatctgtaaaaaaaaaacttatgtcgttttcgattggccgtccggaagcgtccggaagcattcagaagccttctaaaagcgttttattcacaaaaacatGACAGCttaaacgcttctcagaagtaaaattctcttcttgatttcaaatcagaatcgactcaaaattacttatacatagaaaataaatgtcaaacaaaattttctcgtacaaaattaaatttttttatttgattattcacaCCGATACAaactttcagaattgagtggaaacgattcaaactgttttattggatttcagaatgagtgaatccttgagtgaaaccaatcgaaaacgacattacttCATTGTAGTTGAAcagatcaaaaattgttttttgacagatttagttcaaaaaataaattgatttttttaacaaacgaaaACAACATTAATTAGTTTTTCCTCTTAAATGAAATCAATTGATTGCACTTGgtaatttttcaatgtttttttaaattcccgtTAGAGCGATATTTTCGCcctacaatatattttttttagtgatagaATGGGAGGATAAgactattttcataaaaaaaactcaattttacaAATTATGTAGTTATTGAGTTTTTCCCTTGAGCCGTCactcaagtaatttttttttttaagctcagGTCTGAGATGAATTTTCTGAGTGTTTACTCAAGCATTTACTtagcgatttctgccaccttaatcaagtcaaagcttgtttcttgctgtcgcgacgAGCTaagggttcttggtatgcagcataatgcaagactctgctgggttcccggccacagtgatgtgttcggcaacgaaaaagcggacaAGCTTGCAAGAGAAGGCTCAGTACTTAATCcttctctcatagaccataacatcagaatcgCACAATGTGAAATGAAACGAAATATCGtcaaacatatttttcaaaaaaccaatgaaagatggaacctcctagatacctgcggtcacaccaggaaactttGGCCGAATTACGACGAGAAAAAATCTAACAAGATCTTACTACTcagtaaaccttccttaagatctCTTATAGGtgtcttaacgggacataacctactgggctaccataaaaagaaaatagggCTTAGCACAGATGACTTATGTagaggctgcggcaatgaggacgaacaggaagaCACTACTCACTTCCTCTCTCACTGTCCAGCACTCTTGCGCACTAGAAAGGCATTTTTAGGggactacttctttaatgaataagAAGAACTATCAGAACTGTCAGGCaacagcctactgaactttgtcaagtctaCCAAATGGCTCGACAATCCATAGGATTCATAGGATTAGACTTTTTTAATGAGGTTATAAacacttcagggtatcacaagggatctacattgatctaagtgtgacggtaacaacatcaactgtcagcccatttaaCCTCAATTGGTATTCATAAGCTAAAATTAAAGAAACCCTTAGGTTTTCTTAACGTAACGAATAGCCAAAGTAAACCAAACGCAAGAGCAAATGTTCACTTGAATAAAATTTGAGCGACGACTCTGGATTCTGCTCAGTTAATTGAGAGCTCGGAAATGatatagaaaaagaaacaaatttatttcgaaCCTCTACTTAGGCACCTCTTCCGAGTTAATTGGAATTTCATGACGATATCAACAAAAAACTCTTGACAAAAATAATTCCATAACTTACCCCGCTTCATCGGCGACTTGTTGCAACAAACTATCAACATCTCCCTGTGGCACAGATGTAGTTGTTGTATCCGACATTGTATTCTCCATAACCGAACTTTGTACGTCCAGATCTTCGAATTGCGTTTCGAATTTTTCCATGAGATTCGATATCTTCTCCAAATTCATTCCCTTCATTGCTGCATCCATTGCCTTAACCACACCCGCCATCGAACTGGTGACTTTTCGTGTTGTCAAGGCCGATTGCACTCGACTGGCAACGGCGTCAACACGAGCACTCATTCGCAAATAATTGACAGCTTGATTCTTTTGGCGAATTGCATTCTCGGCATGTATTCGAGCCACATCCATGTTACCTTTTTGGATGGCCTTTTTTGCCTTGGCCTTTTCGAGTTTTTCCTCTTTTTCGCATCTTTTTGACTGTCGTTCGAGATCTTTGACAGCAAATTTTAGATTAAACATGTGTTCTAGATAATTGCTTAAGAATTAAGGAAAATAATAACTTgcaaaaaaagaactttttagTAATAAAGGGATTTTCATTGTTTAATAAGATAGTGGATAAaatattatatcttttttttttaaaaaggatacTTTCCATTGCAGAGACAGACATATCGTTACCCAGTTTGATTACtttttatggaaaatgaaataaaaaaataaaaatttttaagataaattCGGATGaatttgttttggaaaattaaaGCGAAATTAGCGTTTTTCTTTtagagaaaacaaaattgtttttctttcttcaaaGTAATGAAAAATGATTCATTATTTTGGGGGATGACAGCATAGACGTCAAATTTGTGACAATAACAAAATAATCTTTTATGTGTTTGGTGTGACATCTATTGTTAGAAAAGAGAAATGAGGGaacgaaatatttttggggAATGAGTGATAACGAAACGGAAGTTGTAgagacaaacatttttaaaatttttttgaattattgaccGGTGTGTACTAAATAAGGAGAAATTGTAGAATGTTTCGaagtaagatttttttgtaatttctgaTTGGGTATTGGATTGTGAAGGAGAGTTAACATTATTCAGCTAGAATGTTATTGAAATATAAAGGAGAAATAATCGAATATGGATGGATagcagattttcgaaaaaaaagtttcattttacgAAAAGATGGGAAAAAAGGGTAGGTATATTTTTGATGGGAAGGTCCTTTTTACTTCTTTGTTTTTAGTACTACTtatgtaaattttcaaattactattgtcgttttctttcactccaatgagagtacccttttagtacttatttttgcacttttgaaggtttcgtgttctttgacgccacaaaagtgtaaaaaaaaaattactccggagtaattttagtactacggagtaccccggatttactccacatttttagtcagatttacaccgatttgcacacgcact encodes:
- the LOC129919035 gene encoding charged multivesicular body protein 1b, producing the protein MSVSAMEKHMFNLKFAVKDLERQSKRCEKEEKLEKAKAKKAIQKGNMDVARIHAENAIRQKNQAVNYLRMSARVDAVASRVQSALTTRKVTSSMAGVVKAMDAAMKGMNLEKISNLMEKFETQFEDLDVQSSVMENTMSDTTTTSVPQGDVDSLLQQVADEAGLELNMELPSGPQGSTIGASTQVSQEQDELSQRLARLRQTE